A genomic stretch from Streptomyces sp. QL37 includes:
- a CDS encoding M20/M25/M40 family metallo-hydrolase: MSIVPASEQAQEEVVGLCAELIRFDTSNPTSDERAAADWVAARLAEVGIDSVLVESAPGRANVIARVPGADPSRGALLVHGHLDVVPADASEWQVPPFSGEIRDGYLWGRGAIDMKDTVAVMLATARHFARTGTRPARDLVLAFLADEEAGGKFGAHWLVEHRPELFSGVTEAIGEGGGFSFAIDDTRRLYPIENAQRGMAWMELTATGRAGHGSSPNDENAVTDLAESLTRIGRETFPVRLIEPVRALLEEAARLYGVEFDEDDIEGTLSRLGPVADFMQVVLRNSANPTMFSAGYQTNVIPGKATARVDGRFLPGHEQELIDTIDRLLLPSVSREWVNHDIAMETTFDGPLVEAMCDAVRAEDPDGHPVPYCNPGGTDAKAFTHLGIRCFGFKGLKLPHDLDYGRLFHGVDERVPLEGLRFGVRVMTRLWQSC, from the coding sequence ATGAGCATCGTCCCCGCGTCCGAGCAGGCCCAGGAGGAGGTCGTCGGTCTCTGCGCCGAGCTGATCCGCTTCGACACCTCCAACCCCACCAGCGACGAACGCGCCGCGGCGGACTGGGTGGCGGCCCGGCTCGCCGAGGTGGGCATCGACTCCGTACTGGTCGAGTCGGCCCCCGGCCGGGCCAACGTCATCGCGCGTGTCCCGGGCGCCGACCCGTCCCGGGGCGCCCTGCTGGTCCACGGCCACCTCGACGTCGTACCCGCCGACGCCTCCGAGTGGCAGGTGCCGCCGTTCTCCGGCGAGATCCGCGACGGCTACCTCTGGGGGCGCGGCGCGATCGACATGAAGGACACGGTCGCGGTCATGCTGGCCACCGCGCGGCACTTCGCCCGGACCGGCACGCGGCCTGCCCGCGATCTGGTCCTCGCCTTCCTCGCCGACGAGGAGGCCGGCGGGAAGTTCGGCGCCCACTGGCTGGTCGAGCACCGCCCGGAGCTCTTCTCCGGGGTGACCGAGGCGATCGGCGAAGGGGGCGGCTTCTCCTTCGCGATCGACGACACCCGGCGGCTGTACCCGATCGAGAACGCCCAGCGCGGCATGGCGTGGATGGAGCTCACCGCCACCGGCCGGGCCGGCCACGGCTCCTCCCCCAACGACGAGAACGCGGTCACCGACCTCGCCGAGTCCCTCACCCGGATCGGCCGCGAGACCTTCCCGGTCCGGCTGATCGAACCGGTCCGCGCCCTGCTGGAGGAGGCCGCGCGCCTCTACGGCGTCGAGTTCGACGAGGACGACATCGAGGGCACCCTGTCGCGGCTGGGCCCTGTCGCGGACTTCATGCAGGTGGTGCTGCGCAACTCCGCCAACCCCACGATGTTCAGCGCGGGTTACCAGACCAACGTGATCCCCGGTAAGGCCACCGCCCGCGTCGACGGCCGCTTCCTGCCGGGCCACGAGCAGGAGCTGATCGACACCATCGACCGGCTGCTGCTGCCCTCCGTCAGCCGCGAGTGGGTCAACCACGACATCGCGATGGAGACGACGTTCGACGGGCCGCTGGTCGAGGCGATGTGCGACGCGGTCCGCGCGGAGGACCCGGACGGCCACCCCGTCCCGTACTGCAACCCCGGCGGCACCGACGCCAAGGCCTTCACCCACCTGGGCATCCGCTGCTTCGGCTTCAAGGGGCTGAAGCTCCCGCACGACCTGGACTACGGCCGGCTCTTCCACGGCGTGGACGAACGCGTCCCGCTGGAGGGCCTGCGCTTCGGTGTCCGGGTCATGACCCGGCTCTGGCAGAGCTGCTGA
- a CDS encoding class I SAM-dependent methyltransferase has product MAAESPARPDPEVLAAFEAAKGFMPVHEGLALYAAAVEAATLGLPLLEVGTYCGRSTILLAAAARAAGLTALTVDHHRGSEEQQPGWEYHDTSVVDPEIGLMDTLPTFRRTLHRAGLEEHVVALVGRSPQVAAVWGGALGLVFIDGGHTDEHANGDYEGWAPKVADGGLLVIHDVFPDPADGGQAPYRVHQRALASGAFAEISVTDSLRVLRRTGTGIRGHG; this is encoded by the coding sequence GTGGCCGCCGAGTCGCCCGCCCGTCCCGACCCGGAGGTTCTCGCCGCCTTCGAGGCCGCCAAGGGCTTCATGCCGGTCCACGAAGGGCTCGCCCTGTACGCCGCCGCCGTCGAGGCAGCCACGCTCGGGCTCCCGCTCCTGGAGGTGGGCACCTACTGCGGGCGCTCCACGATCCTGCTGGCCGCCGCCGCCCGCGCCGCCGGGCTGACGGCGCTCACCGTCGACCACCACCGGGGCAGCGAGGAACAGCAGCCCGGATGGGAGTACCACGACACGTCGGTGGTGGACCCGGAAATCGGCCTGATGGACACGCTGCCCACCTTCAGGCGCACCCTGCACCGGGCCGGACTGGAGGAGCACGTGGTCGCTCTCGTCGGACGGTCCCCGCAGGTCGCGGCCGTCTGGGGCGGGGCGCTCGGCCTGGTCTTCATCGACGGCGGGCACACCGACGAACACGCGAACGGCGACTACGAGGGCTGGGCCCCGAAGGTCGCCGACGGCGGTCTCCTGGTCATCCACGACGTGTTCCCGGACCCGGCGGACGGCGGCCAGGCCCCGTACCGCGTCCATCAACGCGCCCTGGCTTCCGGGGCGTTCGCCGAGATCTCCGTGACGGACTCGCTGCGCGTCCTGCGGCGTACGGGGACGGGGATCCGAGGTCACGGATAG
- a CDS encoding N-acetylmuramoyl-L-alanine amidase, whose protein sequence is MRHEDFTPPISRPRRRPVSAVAALAGVCLTAAGCAGDGGQGPGAGPGTASTSAASSPSPRQPSAPAATPSTGPTSAKPAPQGPLTGRTVVIDPGHNPGNRDHTREINSQVGIGTGHKECDTTGTATDAGYAEAEFTLDVSRRLRTLLEERGAKVVLTQDGDRPYGPCVDERARIGNKERADAVVSVHADGSATGNRGFHVILPAAVNGDGADTAKIVAPSRDLGERIAGNFVRVTGSAPSNYIGGNTGLDTRDDLGGLNLSTVPKVFIECGNMRDPKDAALLTSSGWRQKAALGIAEGIGSYLKR, encoded by the coding sequence GTGCGCCACGAAGACTTCACTCCCCCCATATCGCGTCCGCGCCGCAGGCCCGTGTCCGCCGTCGCCGCCCTGGCCGGGGTCTGCCTGACCGCCGCGGGGTGCGCGGGCGACGGCGGGCAGGGTCCCGGGGCCGGACCGGGGACCGCGTCCACGTCCGCCGCGTCCTCCCCCTCGCCCCGGCAGCCGTCGGCACCGGCCGCGACCCCCTCCACCGGGCCCACCTCCGCGAAGCCCGCCCCCCAGGGTCCGCTCACGGGCCGGACCGTGGTGATCGACCCCGGACACAATCCGGGCAACCGCGACCACACCCGGGAGATCAACAGCCAGGTGGGCATCGGCACCGGGCACAAGGAGTGCGACACCACGGGCACGGCGACCGACGCGGGTTACGCGGAGGCCGAGTTCACCCTGGACGTCTCGCGCCGGCTGCGCACACTCCTGGAGGAACGGGGCGCGAAGGTCGTCCTCACCCAGGACGGCGACCGCCCCTACGGCCCGTGCGTCGACGAGCGGGCGCGGATCGGCAACAAGGAGCGGGCCGACGCGGTCGTCTCGGTCCACGCGGACGGTTCCGCAACCGGGAACCGTGGATTCCACGTCATTCTCCCCGCAGCGGTGAACGGGGACGGCGCGGACACCGCGAAGATCGTTGCCCCTTCGCGTGATCTTGGAGAACGGATTGCCGGGAATTTCGTACGCGTTACCGGAAGCGCGCCTTCCAATTACATCGGCGGCAACACCGGGCTGGACACCCGGGACGATCTCGGCGGCCTGAATCTGTCGACCGTGCCCAAAGTGTTCATCGAATGCGGCAATATGCGTGATCCGAAGGACGCCGCTCTGCTCACCAGTTCGGGCTGGCGACAGAAAGCCGCTCTCGGCATCGCCGAGGGCATCGGCAGCTATCTGAAGAGGTAG
- a CDS encoding DUF5336 domain-containing protein, producing the protein MNIRSLTRGDGVVIGAAVVLFIASFLDLSGYDCPSGVDCSGYSANAWDSLSVLMGIYLAGIIGAALLIVSRAMPGRKVAGFELGQFGAAFTVFSLWTMFWTIIDAGDAGAGLILGLLAALVLAGGAVATPMVPALQAPLLGAPRPAQVQPAYGQQPGQGYGYPGGQQQFGAQPGQPQPYGAQPGQPGQQGQPDHQQQAAQQASQGGGAPAGDFTPFWFAVPVARPLYGEDGAPNPIAELAPGTWYLAVEQRGPGLIAQTQDGRRGVLQDTTGIQRG; encoded by the coding sequence GTGAATATCCGCTCCCTCACTCGAGGCGACGGCGTGGTGATCGGAGCAGCGGTCGTGCTGTTCATCGCCTCTTTCCTCGACCTCTCCGGCTACGACTGCCCCTCGGGCGTGGACTGCTCGGGCTACAGCGCGAACGCCTGGGACTCGCTCTCCGTCCTGATGGGCATCTACCTCGCCGGCATCATCGGCGCCGCGCTGCTGATCGTCAGCCGCGCGATGCCGGGCCGCAAGGTGGCCGGCTTCGAACTCGGCCAGTTCGGCGCCGCGTTCACGGTGTTCTCCCTGTGGACCATGTTCTGGACGATCATCGACGCGGGTGACGCGGGCGCAGGTCTGATCCTCGGACTGCTGGCGGCCCTCGTGCTGGCCGGCGGCGCCGTGGCCACCCCGATGGTTCCCGCGCTCCAGGCCCCGCTCCTGGGCGCGCCGCGCCCGGCGCAGGTGCAGCCGGCGTACGGCCAGCAGCCCGGCCAGGGCTACGGCTACCCCGGTGGCCAGCAGCAGTTCGGCGCGCAGCCGGGCCAGCCGCAGCCGTACGGCGCCCAGCCGGGCCAGCCCGGCCAGCAGGGTCAGCCGGACCACCAGCAGCAGGCCGCACAGCAGGCTTCGCAGGGCGGTGGGGCACCGGCCGGTGACTTCACCCCCTTCTGGTTCGCCGTTCCGGTGGCCCGCCCGCTGTACGGCGAGGACGGCGCCCCCAACCCGATCGCGGAGCTCGCGCCGGGCACGTGGTACCTCGCGGTCGAGCAGCGTGGCCCCGGGCTCATCGCTCAGACGCAGGACGGCCGTCGTGGCGTCCTCCAGGACACCACGGGCATCCAGCGCGGCTGA
- a CDS encoding prenyltransferase, translating into MSTPEQTEHLVLPGVLTAEQAAETVAALLAVQREDGALPWFRGHHLDPWDHTEAAMALDAAGEHEAAARAYAWLARHQNGDGSWYAAYHDGDPDRPTDLGRETNFCAYVAVGVWHHYLATGDDAFVDRMWPTVFAAVEFVLRLQQPGGEIGWKREADGTPVRDALLTGSSSVYQALRCALALAEQREEAQPDWELAAGALGHAIRSHPERFLDKSRYSMDWYYPVLGGAVTGSAATRRIEEGWDSFVVPGLGVRCVLPNPWVTGGESCELALALWVTGESDRALEILQSIQHLRAEGGLYWTGYVFEGERAIWPEELTTWTAGSLLLAVAALGGDEATTAVFSGERLPAGLEPDCCRVGQGLSPDEGP; encoded by the coding sequence GTGAGCACGCCGGAGCAGACCGAACACCTCGTCCTGCCGGGCGTCCTCACCGCCGAACAGGCGGCCGAGACCGTGGCCGCGCTGCTCGCCGTGCAGCGCGAGGACGGGGCGCTGCCCTGGTTCCGCGGCCACCACCTCGACCCGTGGGACCACACCGAGGCCGCGATGGCGCTGGACGCGGCCGGTGAGCACGAGGCCGCCGCCCGCGCCTACGCGTGGCTCGCCCGCCACCAGAACGGGGACGGCTCCTGGTACGCCGCCTACCACGACGGCGACCCGGACCGGCCGACCGACCTCGGGCGCGAGACCAACTTCTGCGCCTACGTGGCCGTCGGCGTCTGGCACCACTACCTCGCCACCGGCGACGACGCGTTCGTCGACCGGATGTGGCCGACGGTCTTCGCCGCGGTCGAGTTCGTGCTGCGCCTCCAGCAGCCCGGCGGGGAGATCGGCTGGAAGCGGGAGGCCGACGGCACACCCGTCAGGGACGCCCTGCTGACGGGCTCCTCCTCCGTCTACCAGGCGCTGCGGTGCGCGCTGGCACTGGCGGAGCAGCGCGAGGAGGCCCAGCCGGACTGGGAGCTGGCGGCCGGGGCGCTGGGCCACGCGATCCGCAGCCACCCCGAGCGCTTCCTGGACAAGAGCCGCTACTCGATGGACTGGTACTACCCGGTCCTCGGCGGCGCGGTCACCGGCTCCGCCGCGACACGGCGCATCGAGGAGGGCTGGGACAGCTTCGTGGTCCCCGGCCTCGGCGTGCGCTGCGTGCTCCCCAACCCCTGGGTCACGGGCGGCGAGAGCTGCGAACTGGCCCTGGCGCTCTGGGTGACGGGCGAGTCGGACCGCGCCCTGGAGATCCTGCAATCCATCCAGCACCTGCGGGCCGAGGGCGGCCTCTACTGGACCGGATACGTCTTCGAGGGCGAGCGGGCCATATGGCCCGAGGAACTCACCACCTGGACCGCCGGATCACTGCTGCTCGCGGTGGCCGCGCTCGGGGGGGACGAGGCGACCACCGCGGTCTTCAGCGGCGAACGGCTGCCGGCGGGGCTTGAACCGGACTGCTGCCGGGTCGGTCAGGGCCTCTCGCCGGACGAAGGACCCTAG
- a CDS encoding class I SAM-dependent methyltransferase, whose product MLTVDFTRFPLAAGDRVLDLGCGAGRHAFECYRRGAQVVALDQNGEEIREVAKWFAAMKEAGEAPAGATATAMEGDALNLPFPDASFDVVIISEVMEHIPDDKGVLAEMVRVLKPGGRIAITVPRYGPEKVCWTLSDAYHEVEGGHIRIYKADELLGKIREAGLKPYGTHHAHALHSPYWWLKCAFGVDNEKALPVRAYHKLLVWDIMKKPLATRVAEQLLNPVVGKSFVAYATKPHLPKAEA is encoded by the coding sequence GTGCTGACCGTCGACTTCACCCGCTTCCCGCTCGCCGCCGGCGACCGGGTGCTCGATCTGGGCTGCGGCGCCGGCCGGCACGCCTTCGAGTGCTACCGGCGCGGCGCCCAGGTGGTGGCCCTCGACCAGAACGGCGAGGAGATCCGCGAGGTCGCGAAGTGGTTCGCCGCGATGAAGGAGGCCGGTGAGGCACCCGCGGGCGCGACCGCCACCGCGATGGAGGGCGACGCGCTCAACCTGCCCTTCCCCGACGCCTCGTTCGACGTCGTCATCATCTCCGAGGTGATGGAGCACATCCCCGACGACAAGGGCGTCCTCGCCGAGATGGTCCGGGTGCTGAAGCCCGGCGGCCGGATCGCGATCACCGTGCCCCGCTACGGCCCCGAGAAGGTCTGCTGGACGCTCTCCGACGCGTACCACGAGGTCGAGGGCGGGCACATCCGCATCTACAAGGCCGACGAGCTGCTCGGCAAGATCCGCGAGGCCGGACTCAAGCCCTACGGCACCCACCACGCGCACGCGCTGCACAGCCCCTACTGGTGGCTGAAGTGCGCCTTCGGCGTGGACAACGAGAAGGCGCTGCCGGTGCGCGCGTACCACAAGCTGCTGGTCTGGGACATCATGAAGAAGCCCCTGGCCACCCGGGTCGCCGAGCAGCTGCTCAACCCGGTCGTCGGCAAGAGCTTCGTCGCGTACGCGACCAAGCCGCACCTGCCGAAGGCCGAGGCGTGA
- a CDS encoding glycosyltransferase family 4 protein, which yields MTAEAIETGPFAGGDTSGTDGDRPLRIALLTYKGNPFCGGQGVYVRHLGRELARLGHTVEVIGAQPYPVLDEGVPLTELPSLDLYRQPDPFRTPGRGEYRDWIDLAEVATMWTGGFPEPLTFSLRARRHLLARRGDFDVVHDNQTLGYGLLGDLGAPLVTTIHHPITVDRQLDLDAADSTRRRLSVRRWYGFTRMQKRVARRLPSVLTVSGSSQQEIVEHLGVRRDRIQVVHIGADTDLWSPDPSVAEVPGRIVTTSSADVPLKGLVHLVEALAELRTENPAAHLVVVGKRAERGPVARAIERHGLQDAVEFVKGISDAELVDLVRSAQISCVPSLYEGFSLPAAEAMATGTPLVATTGGAIPEVTGPDGETCLAVPPGDAGALAAALGRLLGDRELRARLGEAGRARVLANFTWAKAALGTVELYRQSIAARGARR from the coding sequence GTGACCGCTGAGGCCATAGAGACGGGCCCCTTCGCGGGCGGCGACACGTCGGGCACCGACGGTGACCGGCCACTGCGCATCGCACTCCTGACCTACAAGGGCAACCCCTTCTGCGGTGGCCAGGGCGTCTACGTCCGCCACCTCGGCCGCGAGCTGGCCCGGCTCGGCCACACCGTCGAAGTGATCGGCGCCCAGCCCTACCCCGTGCTCGACGAGGGCGTTCCGCTGACCGAGCTGCCGAGCCTCGACCTCTACCGCCAGCCCGACCCGTTCCGCACCCCGGGGCGCGGCGAGTACCGCGACTGGATCGACCTCGCCGAGGTCGCCACCATGTGGACCGGCGGCTTCCCCGAGCCGCTCACCTTCAGCCTGCGGGCACGCCGTCATCTCCTCGCCAGGCGCGGTGACTTCGACGTGGTGCACGACAACCAGACGCTCGGCTACGGTCTGCTCGGCGACCTCGGCGCACCCCTCGTCACCACGATCCACCACCCCATCACCGTCGACCGCCAACTGGACCTGGACGCCGCGGATTCGACGCGCCGCCGGCTCTCCGTGCGCCGCTGGTACGGCTTCACCCGCATGCAGAAGCGCGTCGCCCGCCGCCTGCCGTCCGTCCTCACCGTCTCCGGCTCGTCGCAGCAGGAGATCGTCGAGCACCTCGGGGTGCGCCGCGACCGCATCCAGGTCGTGCACATCGGGGCCGACACCGACCTCTGGTCCCCCGACCCCTCGGTCGCCGAGGTCCCCGGACGGATCGTCACCACCTCCAGCGCCGACGTCCCGCTCAAGGGCCTCGTCCACCTCGTGGAGGCACTCGCCGAGCTCCGCACCGAGAACCCCGCGGCGCACCTCGTCGTCGTCGGCAAGCGGGCCGAGCGCGGCCCCGTGGCCCGGGCCATCGAGCGCCACGGACTCCAGGACGCCGTGGAGTTCGTCAAAGGCATCAGCGACGCCGAACTCGTCGACCTGGTCCGCAGCGCCCAGATCTCCTGCGTGCCCTCGCTGTACGAGGGCTTCTCGCTGCCCGCCGCCGAGGCCATGGCCACCGGGACCCCGCTCGTCGCCACCACCGGCGGCGCCATCCCGGAGGTCACAGGGCCCGACGGGGAGACCTGCCTCGCGGTGCCGCCCGGCGACGCGGGGGCACTGGCCGCAGCCCTCGGCCGCCTCCTCGGCGACCGCGAACTGCGCGCCCGCCTCGGCGAGGCCGGCCGCGCCCGGGTCCTGGCCAACTTCACCTGGGCCAAGGCCGCCCTCGGCACCGTCGAGTTGTACCGTCAGTCGATCGCAGCCCGGGGAGCCCGCAGGTGA
- a CDS encoding TetR family transcriptional regulator — MTAEARPGEPPLTERQEARRRSILQAGAQLAGRGGFEAVQMREVADAAGVALGTLYRYFPSKVHLLVALMQDQLRHLHLTLRRQPPAGDCAAERVATTLMLAFRALQREPHLADAMVRALTFADRGVSPEVDAVSRLTTAIVLDAMGVEDPTPQQLSVVRVIEHTWHSALITWLSGRESIAQVKRDIETVCGLIDLPADTRR; from the coding sequence ATGACAGCGGAAGCCAGGCCCGGGGAGCCTCCCCTGACGGAACGCCAGGAGGCTCGCCGCCGTAGCATTCTGCAGGCCGGCGCCCAGCTCGCGGGACGCGGCGGTTTCGAGGCCGTGCAGATGCGTGAGGTGGCGGACGCCGCCGGGGTCGCCCTGGGCACGCTGTACCGCTACTTCCCGTCCAAGGTGCATCTGCTGGTGGCGCTCATGCAGGATCAGCTCCGGCATCTGCACCTCACCCTCCGCAGACAGCCGCCCGCCGGGGACTGCGCCGCCGAGCGGGTCGCGACGACCCTGATGCTGGCCTTCCGGGCCCTCCAGCGCGAGCCCCATCTGGCGGACGCCATGGTGCGGGCGCTGACCTTCGCCGACCGCGGGGTGAGCCCGGAGGTGGACGCCGTGTCCCGGCTGACGACGGCGATCGTCCTGGACGCCATGGGGGTCGAGGACCCCACGCCGCAGCAGCTCTCCGTGGTCCGCGTCATCGAGCACACCTGGCACTCGGCGCTGATCACGTGGCTGTCGGGACGGGAGTCGATCGCACAGGTGAAGCGGGACATCGAGACGGTGTGCGGGCTGATCGACCTCCCGGCGGACACCCGCCGATAG
- a CDS encoding substrate-binding domain-containing protein, translated as MRRRAVGTVQRRTLTATALGAAGLLLVGCTAAGQAGGGSGKGEDEAVKVGLVYSRTGLLAAYGKQYRDGFMAGLDHATKGTGRAGGHPIEVTEQDDAGDPGKAVSAAKDLIGKGYKVLAGTTDSGVALQMAPLAAQNKVLYVNGPAATDAVTGINAYTFRSGRQSYQDILTAGTMLGDPKGKKVTVLAQDSTFGQANVAAVKAVLGSEGAKVGSVLAPPSATDLTPFARQVKAGGPDLVFVAWAGATAPALWTALDQQGVLSAGKVVTGLAGTASYPVFGAAGAKVSFLAHYFPGAGGGNAVEKAMLAGVEKAGGTPDLFSTDGFTAAQMIVRAVEEGGATDTAAMVKALEGWSFDGVKGRQRIRAEDHALVQPMFVAKLDGTGAAAKPELVSTQPMDAVAPPAKPSAG; from the coding sequence ATGCGTCGCAGAGCCGTAGGCACCGTCCAGAGAAGAACCCTGACCGCGACCGCTCTCGGCGCCGCCGGCCTGCTCCTGGTGGGATGCACCGCCGCCGGGCAGGCGGGCGGCGGGTCCGGCAAGGGCGAGGACGAGGCCGTGAAGGTGGGCCTCGTCTACTCCCGTACGGGACTGCTCGCCGCGTACGGGAAGCAGTACCGCGACGGGTTCATGGCGGGCCTCGACCACGCGACGAAGGGCACCGGCAGGGCGGGCGGCCATCCGATCGAGGTGACCGAGCAGGACGACGCGGGCGACCCCGGCAAGGCCGTCTCCGCCGCGAAGGACCTGATCGGCAAGGGGTACAAGGTGCTGGCCGGCACCACCGACTCCGGCGTCGCGCTCCAGATGGCCCCGCTGGCCGCCCAGAACAAGGTGCTGTACGTCAACGGCCCGGCCGCCACGGACGCGGTGACCGGGATCAACGCGTACACCTTCCGGTCCGGCCGGCAGTCCTACCAGGACATCCTCACCGCGGGCACCATGCTCGGGGACCCGAAGGGCAAGAAGGTCACCGTCCTCGCCCAGGACTCCACCTTCGGCCAGGCCAACGTCGCCGCCGTCAAGGCGGTCCTGGGCTCCGAGGGGGCGAAGGTGGGCTCCGTGCTCGCCCCGCCCAGCGCCACGGACCTCACGCCCTTCGCCCGGCAGGTGAAGGCGGGCGGTCCCGATCTGGTCTTCGTCGCCTGGGCCGGCGCGACCGCCCCCGCGCTGTGGACCGCGCTGGACCAGCAGGGTGTGCTGAGCGCCGGCAAGGTCGTCACGGGGCTGGCCGGGACGGCTTCGTACCCGGTCTTCGGGGCGGCCGGCGCCAAGGTCTCCTTCCTCGCGCACTACTTCCCGGGCGCGGGCGGCGGCAACGCCGTGGAGAAGGCGATGCTCGCCGGCGTCGAGAAGGCGGGCGGCACCCCCGACCTGTTCAGCACCGACGGTTTCACGGCGGCGCAGATGATCGTGCGGGCCGTCGAGGAGGGCGGCGCCACCGACACCGCCGCCATGGTGAAGGCCCTGGAGGGCTGGAGCTTCGACGGGGTGAAGGGCAGGCAGCGGATCCGCGCCGAGGACCACGCGCTGGTGCAGCCGATGTTCGTCGCCAAGCTCGACGGCACCGGAGCCGCCGCGAAACCCGAGCTGGTGAGCACACAGCCGATGGACGCGGTGGCCCCGCCCGCGAAGCCCTCGGCGGGCTGA
- a CDS encoding ABC transporter ATP-binding protein, with amino-acid sequence MTASGTATARDEEARTGAPVLRLDGLGWRVGGAAIVEDVTLDVREGEFLAFIGPNGAGKTSLFNLISGIVTPTTGTLLLDGADLTGLPVHTRARRGIGRTFQTSSLWPLMTVAEHVRLAAQARKGGSHRLWRRASPYTAEVEGVLERTGLGHRAGAAAAELSHGEKRKLELAVLLVGEPRLMLLDEPMAGVSAEEVPALTELIRALHREEGRTVLMVEHHMDVLLGLADRLAVMHHGRLLALDTPGAVTADPVVQQAYLGEGL; translated from the coding sequence GTGACCGCATCCGGCACCGCCACCGCGCGGGACGAGGAGGCGCGGACGGGCGCTCCGGTGCTCCGGCTGGACGGACTGGGGTGGCGCGTCGGCGGGGCTGCCATCGTCGAGGACGTCACGCTGGACGTCCGGGAGGGCGAGTTCCTCGCCTTCATCGGGCCCAACGGGGCAGGCAAGACCTCCCTGTTCAACCTGATCAGCGGGATCGTCACGCCCACCACGGGCACCCTCCTGCTGGACGGGGCGGACCTGACCGGACTGCCCGTGCACACCCGTGCGCGGCGCGGGATCGGGCGGACGTTCCAGACGTCCAGCCTCTGGCCGCTGATGACCGTGGCCGAGCACGTCCGGCTGGCGGCGCAGGCCAGGAAGGGCGGTTCGCACCGGCTCTGGAGGCGCGCTTCCCCGTACACCGCCGAGGTGGAGGGCGTGCTGGAGCGCACCGGCCTCGGCCACCGCGCCGGAGCCGCGGCGGCCGAGCTCTCCCACGGCGAGAAACGCAAGCTGGAGCTGGCCGTGCTGCTGGTGGGCGAGCCCCGGCTGATGCTGCTCGACGAGCCGATGGCCGGGGTGAGCGCCGAGGAGGTCCCGGCCCTCACGGAGCTGATCCGGGCGCTGCACCGCGAGGAGGGCCGCACCGTGCTGATGGTCGAGCACCACATGGACGTCCTGCTGGGACTCGCGGACCGGCTGGCGGTGATGCACCACGGCCGCCTGCTCGCCCTGGACACCCCGGGCGCCGTGACCGCCGACCCGGTCGTCCAGCAGGCCTACCTCGGGGAGGGACTGTGA
- a CDS encoding ABC transporter ATP-binding protein gives MTAPALLVVRGLRVLIGGRHILHGVDLEVARQGVTALLGRNGAGKTTTVRGILGLVPRGGSVLLDGEETVGLPTHTLVRRGIGYAPEDRGVFAGLTVAENLRLAERRGGDGPAYALVHELFPELKLRERQLAGTLSGGQQQMVAIGRTLLNGNRLIIADEPTKGLAPKVVTEVAQVLERAAEAVPVLLVEQNLAVVRRLAAHCAVLADGRTAHQGDAAALLGDAEATRRLLGVGKGPLAPLTPEADS, from the coding sequence GTGACGGCGCCCGCGCTGCTCGTCGTACGCGGCCTGCGGGTCCTGATCGGCGGCCGGCACATCCTGCACGGCGTCGACCTGGAGGTGGCACGCCAGGGCGTGACCGCCCTGCTCGGCCGCAACGGGGCAGGGAAGACCACGACCGTACGCGGCATCCTCGGCCTGGTGCCGCGCGGGGGAAGTGTGCTCCTCGACGGCGAGGAGACCGTGGGCCTGCCCACCCACACCCTGGTCCGCCGGGGCATCGGGTACGCCCCCGAGGACCGGGGCGTCTTCGCCGGGCTCACCGTCGCCGAGAACCTGCGGCTGGCCGAACGCCGGGGCGGCGACGGGCCCGCGTACGCCCTGGTCCACGAGCTCTTCCCCGAACTGAAGCTCCGGGAGCGGCAGTTGGCGGGGACACTCTCCGGCGGCCAGCAGCAGATGGTGGCCATCGGCCGCACCCTGCTCAACGGCAACCGGCTGATCATCGCCGACGAGCCCACCAAGGGCCTTGCCCCCAAGGTCGTCACCGAGGTCGCCCAGGTGCTGGAACGCGCCGCCGAGGCGGTGCCCGTGCTCCTCGTCGAGCAGAACCTCGCCGTCGTCCGCCGGCTCGCCGCGCACTGTGCGGTGCTCGCCGACGGGCGGACGGCCCATCAGGGTGACGCGGCCGCACTGCTGGGCGACGCGGAGGCCACCCGCCGGCTGCTCGGTGTGGGCAAGGGCCCGCTCGCCCCACTCACTCCGGAGGCGGATTCCTGA